CTTTTATCTGTATTAGTTTTTTTAATATTTTCTAATACGAGTAATTTATTAGCAAAAGAAATTGGAAATAACATTAAAGATAATATTTCTAATGACATTGAAGAAATTAAGCCTGATAAAAATAAAAAAACTAATATTTCTAATTCTTCGGTAGAAGATATATTTGGAGATGAACAAACATTTCCATTCGTTGCAGGTTTAGGAAAAAATGCAGCCCATTGATTTCAAAGTTCTAGATAATTTAGAAAAAGATTTTTTTTATAATTATGAAAGGTCTTAGGGTCTTAGAGCTTTCTGCAGCACTTAATGTTGATAGCTCCGATTTATTAGCTGTTTGTACAATTCTAAAAATAAAA
The Prochlorococcus marinus str. GP2 genome window above contains:
- a CDS encoding translation initiation factor IF-2 N-terminal domain-containing protein, encoding MKGLRVLELSAALNVDSSDLLAVCTILKIKATSRLSMLSFEECKKITDYYEDKI